From the genome of Gemmatimonas phototrophica, one region includes:
- a CDS encoding response regulator transcription factor: MKILVIEDDPTVGEFVRRGLEEQRWQADLCNNGLEGERLATAQPYDLIILDMRLPGRNGLDVLRSLRAKGFERPVLVLTAQDAVDAKVETLRAGADDYVTKPFAFEELLARAEALLRRPRAMASPQLRVGDLELDQGTREVRRSDEFIELTPKEFAVLEYLMRHAGRVMSRTLITEYAWGYHFDPGTNIVDVVINHLRKKIDAKFEKKLITTVRGVGYMIRA; this comes from the coding sequence ATGAAAATTCTGGTGATCGAAGACGATCCCACCGTAGGGGAATTTGTCCGTCGCGGCCTGGAGGAACAGCGGTGGCAGGCGGACTTGTGCAATAACGGGCTGGAAGGTGAACGGCTGGCCACGGCGCAGCCGTATGATCTGATCATTCTCGACATGCGTCTTCCCGGTCGCAACGGTCTCGATGTGCTCCGGTCGCTGCGGGCCAAGGGGTTTGAGCGCCCGGTGCTGGTGCTTACCGCGCAGGATGCGGTGGATGCCAAAGTGGAAACACTGCGGGCCGGGGCCGACGACTATGTCACCAAGCCATTTGCCTTCGAGGAGTTGCTCGCGCGCGCGGAAGCCTTGCTGCGCCGCCCCCGCGCCATGGCCAGCCCGCAGCTGCGGGTTGGCGATCTCGAACTGGATCAGGGGACGCGGGAGGTTCGCCGGTCTGACGAATTCATTGAACTCACGCCCAAGGAATTCGCGGTGCTGGAGTATCTGATGCGCCATGCGGGGCGTGTCATGAGCCGCACGCTCATAACGGAGTATGCCTGGGGATATCATTTTGATCCGGGCACCAACATCGTCGACGTGGTGATTAATCATCTCCGCAAGAAAATCGACGCCAAGTTCGAGAAGAAGCTGATCACCACGGTGCGTGGGGTTGGCTACATGATTCGCGCGTAG
- a CDS encoding sigma-54-dependent transcriptional regulator — protein MTLPSVSSTISPSVTPASSRAIEEGSPIRVLIAEDETHLGTILEQFMTARGFSVHIVRDGRAALEQLRTENFDVALLDVVMPELDGLEVLRLIREEPLPPEIIVITGNGTIETAIAALKLGAYDFLSKPYRMAEIEALVRRAWEKRMLARDNMHMASRLQRATPHSQFVTHFAPLTAVLSMVDKIAPSPSPVLIGGESGTGKDLVARLLHANGMRAEGPFVDLNCAAIAESVMEMELFGVEKGAFPGADQRRMGLFELAAGGTLYLDNVGDLDLKVQGKLLRALESGSFYRVGGTQKVEVDVRVVASSTRDLSRMVQAGTFRDDLLHRINTIRIALPALRERIVDIPLLAQHFLAEFAYGRSLRLTDDALSALEKYRWPGNVRELRNVMERAALLATNGVVEAADLPLGAEVGAGVRPTPAQVLSLGELERRHIADVLERSHWHQGRAAEMLGISPKTLYRKIREYGFKRPSGRSV, from the coding sequence ATGACGTTGCCGTCGGTTTCCTCTACGATTTCTCCCTCTGTCACGCCGGCGTCTTCACGCGCCATCGAAGAGGGATCGCCGATTCGTGTGCTCATCGCGGAAGACGAAACACACCTCGGGACCATTCTCGAACAGTTTATGACGGCGCGCGGGTTCTCGGTTCACATTGTACGCGACGGTCGGGCCGCGCTCGAACAGCTGCGCACCGAGAACTTTGATGTGGCGCTCCTTGATGTGGTCATGCCCGAGCTGGACGGGCTGGAAGTGCTGCGGCTCATTCGTGAAGAACCGTTACCGCCGGAAATCATTGTCATCACCGGTAACGGGACCATTGAGACCGCCATCGCGGCACTCAAGCTTGGCGCGTACGATTTCCTGTCCAAGCCCTATCGCATGGCGGAAATTGAAGCGTTGGTGCGTCGCGCCTGGGAGAAGCGCATGCTGGCGCGGGACAATATGCATATGGCGTCCCGACTGCAGCGCGCCACGCCGCACTCGCAGTTCGTGACGCACTTTGCGCCGCTGACGGCCGTGCTCAGCATGGTGGACAAGATTGCCCCCAGCCCCTCACCCGTCCTCATTGGTGGCGAGTCGGGGACGGGCAAGGACCTCGTGGCGCGTCTGTTGCACGCCAACGGGATGCGCGCCGAGGGGCCGTTCGTCGATCTGAACTGCGCTGCCATTGCCGAGTCGGTTATGGAGATGGAGCTCTTCGGTGTCGAGAAGGGGGCGTTTCCCGGGGCCGATCAGCGCCGGATGGGGCTGTTTGAGTTGGCCGCCGGTGGCACACTCTATCTGGACAACGTCGGTGACCTGGACCTCAAGGTGCAGGGGAAACTGCTGCGGGCGCTGGAATCAGGCAGCTTCTATCGGGTCGGGGGCACGCAGAAAGTGGAAGTAGACGTGCGGGTGGTGGCATCCAGCACGCGAGACCTGTCGCGCATGGTGCAAGCGGGTACGTTCCGCGACGACCTGCTGCATCGTATCAATACCATCCGCATCGCGCTGCCGGCGCTGCGAGAGCGGATCGTGGATATTCCCCTGCTGGCGCAGCACTTTCTGGCCGAGTTTGCCTACGGGCGCTCGTTGCGGCTCACCGACGACGCGCTGAGCGCGCTGGAGAAGTATCGCTGGCCTGGCAACGTGCGGGAGTTGCGGAACGTCATGGAACGGGCGGCGCTGTTGGCGACCAACGGAGTGGTCGAGGCCGCGGACCTGCCGCTGGGCGCAGAGGTGGGGGCCGGGGTGCGTCCGACCCCCGCGCAGGTGCTGTCGCTTGGAGAACTGGAACGGCGTCACATTGCCGATGTGCTGGAGCGCAGTCATTGGCATCAGGGCCGGGCCGCCGAGATGTTGGGCATCTCGCCCAAAACTCTCTATCGCAAGATCCGTGAATACGGATTCAAGCGACCGTCGGGACGAAGCGTATGA
- a CDS encoding sensor histidine kinase, translating to MSNSLAATFFELAGLMATHGDTAHGIPAVLESLAGALGADRTALEFPNADFAPVVWRSPAMGSAPAYAPHLVAVEAGGLGVATLVVHRNGELSPAEAELLNGTAHLLAVAVNRDAYLHDLERELTERVRELADQRAFIECIVDSLPLGLYVIDRHYRIHAWNHKRETGLQGVARADAVGRSIFEVLHRQPAALLKREFDEVFASGRLQQFQMESNAFGETRTFRLSKIPMRMGGGAVTHVITVGEDITDWKAALDRTAQAEKLAALGQLAAGVMHEINNPLATIAACAESITMQMEMGTPAPPTELLRIIDLEVQRCKKIVNGLLDFSRPKAAGREYFDLNTVVQQGLFLLQHHPRFKRVKVVTELEEKSSLLVEGDADQLVQVLIALAMNALDATPEQGRVVIRTRLDQVDGAARAVLEVEDEGPGIPRALQAKVFEPFFTTKPPGQGTGLGLAICYGIVADHGGALELVSSEGQGANFRVSLPMGARATGSPAAPSVSPAAERA from the coding sequence ATGTCCAATTCCCTGGCGGCGACCTTTTTTGAGTTGGCGGGCCTCATGGCCACCCATGGCGACACCGCCCACGGAATTCCGGCGGTGCTGGAGTCTCTGGCTGGGGCGTTGGGTGCAGACCGTACGGCGCTGGAATTCCCCAATGCCGACTTCGCCCCCGTGGTGTGGCGGTCACCAGCCATGGGGAGCGCGCCCGCCTATGCGCCGCACCTCGTGGCCGTGGAAGCGGGCGGACTCGGTGTGGCCACGTTGGTTGTGCACCGCAACGGCGAACTCTCGCCGGCCGAGGCCGAACTGTTGAATGGCACGGCCCATCTGCTCGCTGTCGCCGTCAACCGCGACGCGTACCTGCACGACTTGGAGCGTGAGCTCACTGAGCGAGTTCGTGAGTTGGCAGATCAACGGGCATTCATCGAATGCATTGTGGATTCGTTGCCCCTGGGGCTGTACGTCATTGATCGCCACTACCGGATTCACGCGTGGAATCACAAGCGGGAGACGGGGCTGCAGGGTGTCGCGCGCGCCGACGCGGTGGGGCGGTCAATCTTTGAGGTGTTGCACAGGCAACCAGCGGCACTGCTCAAGCGCGAATTTGACGAAGTCTTCGCGTCGGGGCGCCTCCAGCAATTTCAAATGGAGAGCAACGCCTTTGGGGAGACCCGCACCTTCCGACTCTCCAAGATCCCCATGCGCATGGGCGGGGGCGCGGTGACCCATGTCATTACTGTCGGTGAAGACATCACCGACTGGAAGGCCGCACTCGATCGCACGGCACAGGCGGAAAAGCTCGCCGCGCTCGGGCAGTTGGCCGCCGGGGTCATGCACGAAATCAACAACCCCCTCGCCACGATCGCGGCCTGTGCCGAGTCCATCACCATGCAAATGGAAATGGGCACGCCCGCGCCGCCCACCGAACTGCTGCGGATTATTGATCTTGAGGTGCAGCGGTGCAAAAAGATCGTCAATGGCCTGTTGGATTTTTCGCGCCCCAAAGCCGCAGGTCGCGAGTACTTCGATCTCAACACGGTCGTCCAGCAAGGTCTGTTTCTGTTGCAGCACCATCCCCGTTTCAAACGCGTGAAGGTGGTCACGGAACTTGAGGAAAAGTCATCGCTGCTGGTGGAAGGAGACGCCGATCAACTGGTGCAAGTGCTCATTGCGCTCGCCATGAACGCCCTCGACGCCACCCCGGAGCAGGGGCGGGTGGTCATCCGAACCCGGTTGGATCAGGTGGATGGCGCGGCTCGTGCCGTCCTCGAGGTAGAGGATGAAGGCCCAGGGATCCCGCGCGCGTTGCAGGCCAAGGTCTTCGAACCCTTTTTTACCACCAAGCCGCCGGGGCAGGGGACCGGGCTTGGGCTCGCCATTTGCTACGGAATCGTGGCCGATCACGGTGGAGCGCTGGAACTGGTGTCATCAGAAGGGCAGGGCGCGAATTTCCGCGTCTCGCTTCCTATGGGGGCGCGCGCGACGGGCTCGCCGGCTGCCCCTTCCGTTTCTCCCGCTGCTGAGCGCGCATGA
- a CDS encoding Hsp20/alpha crystallin family protein — translation MTYTFPIAASFPNTSLRREIDRLFVDTISGRAAAQWQPHVTAREDGQGYTFEADLPGVAPEKVEVLAEDGVLTLRGTRVLGSLAAGEKALLTEAPSGAFQRRFALPKQADLQAVEASYRFGVLTVRVAKVAPAQPRRVPVTVTPAAEYQSAE, via the coding sequence ATGACGTACACGTTCCCGATCGCCGCGTCATTTCCCAATACGAGTCTTCGTCGCGAGATAGATCGCCTCTTCGTTGACACCATCTCGGGGCGTGCGGCGGCCCAGTGGCAGCCGCATGTGACGGCGCGCGAGGATGGTCAGGGGTACACATTTGAGGCCGACCTTCCCGGCGTTGCCCCGGAAAAGGTGGAAGTTCTGGCGGAAGACGGCGTGCTCACGCTCCGTGGCACACGTGTGCTCGGTTCCCTTGCGGCTGGCGAAAAGGCGCTTCTGACGGAGGCTCCTTCCGGCGCATTTCAGCGCCGGTTTGCGCTCCCCAAGCAGGCCGACCTTCAAGCGGTAGAAGCCTCGTACCGCTTTGGGGTCTTGACGGTGCGGGTAGCCAAGGTGGCGCCGGCACAGCCGCGGCGCGTCCCGGTGACTGTGACGCCTGCGGCGGAATACCAATCGGCCGAGTAG
- a CDS encoding redoxin domain-containing protein — translation MSIVLSIPTSMTAAASAPLPVGSQAPDFIAPATSGADITLSDFRGRKHVLLAFFPAAFTEVCTSEMCAFSDDFDVFVSADVEVLPISVDTTDVLTSFRDQHALKVDLLSDNTKAIASQYGVLWADGKIANRAYFLIDKTGIIRWAHAERHPGLRRENEEIFREIRSVTA, via the coding sequence GTGTCAATCGTTCTCTCTATCCCAACGTCGATGACTGCTGCCGCATCCGCCCCGCTGCCGGTTGGTTCACAGGCTCCGGATTTCATAGCCCCTGCGACCTCAGGGGCAGACATCACCTTGTCAGACTTCCGGGGACGCAAGCATGTGCTGCTGGCGTTCTTCCCGGCCGCGTTCACCGAGGTGTGCACCAGCGAAATGTGTGCCTTCAGCGACGACTTTGATGTATTTGTCAGCGCTGATGTGGAAGTCCTTCCGATTTCAGTAGATACGACTGACGTGCTGACGAGCTTTCGTGATCAGCACGCGCTCAAGGTCGACCTGCTGTCTGACAATACCAAAGCCATTGCCTCGCAGTACGGCGTCCTTTGGGCGGATGGCAAAATCGCGAACCGCGCCTACTTCCTCATCGACAAGACCGGGATCATCCGCTGGGCCCACGCCGAGCGGCATCCAGGTCTTCGACGCGAGAATGAGGAAATATTTCGTGAGATCAGGTCTGTGACAGCGTAA
- a CDS encoding putative bifunctional diguanylate cyclase/phosphodiesterase — protein MSQNIETEKSVDKEADITHLAADLLQSPYSAMPYRESLGAPPEGVLRVLLVENDPDTAQRSEAGLRSRLGGYLALTHVTSLALAIRSLMEDRFDAVILELDVHDASGIATLAGIRGAAPSVATIVYTNLVDDTLALRALRAGAHECFDKRETSPEMLARPLGFALERQRRITALEAARVEAAHRATHDPLTGLANRELFLDQLERALAFSARYARKTGLLFVDLDGFKSINDTRGHALGDTMLKAVAGRLLQSVRRSDAVARLGGDEFVVLLPDVTSRRDVAFVKDTILESLREAIDLGNGQQLFIEASIGSSMAPLDGSTAQELLDAADADMYREKYQRRRDRAVAPSSEAPGLAEDFELPSTTESVSHRREARLRAASTQGEFEVFYQPVLDVVADRIIGAEALLRWRDPDRGILLPSGFLGLAEDTGLIVPIGEQVLRDACEALVRWRAHGVGTDVRVAVNLSAVQLREHGFERRVAQILAETGCPPEALTLELTENSTVVDGEMAMETLRALKGLGVRLVVDDFGVGHASLTFLREAPVDGIKIDRRFVSQLLVDQRDQAIVASMVRLARGLGLDVVAEGVESGEQSQRLARLQCFAQQGRHFSEAVPYAAMTALLHERNQGQARTDVEWGPRRVDVRGA, from the coding sequence ATGTCACAAAACATAGAAACGGAAAAGAGTGTGGACAAAGAGGCCGACATCACGCACCTTGCAGCTGACCTCCTCCAGTCCCCCTACTCCGCCATGCCATATCGTGAGTCGTTGGGAGCGCCCCCGGAGGGCGTGTTGCGCGTCTTGCTGGTAGAGAATGATCCAGACACCGCCCAGCGTTCCGAGGCGGGGCTTCGGTCACGGCTGGGGGGCTACCTGGCGCTGACACACGTGACGAGTTTGGCCCTGGCGATCCGTTCCTTGATGGAGGATCGATTCGATGCCGTCATTCTCGAGTTGGATGTCCACGACGCCTCTGGCATTGCGACCCTGGCCGGCATTCGTGGCGCAGCCCCTTCGGTGGCCACGATTGTGTACACCAATCTCGTCGATGACACCCTCGCCCTGCGCGCCCTTCGGGCCGGCGCCCACGAATGCTTCGACAAGCGGGAGACATCCCCGGAAATGCTGGCGCGGCCGCTCGGCTTTGCGCTGGAGCGCCAACGCCGCATAACCGCGCTTGAAGCGGCGCGGGTAGAGGCCGCCCATCGGGCTACCCATGATCCGCTGACCGGTCTGGCCAATCGTGAGCTGTTTCTGGATCAGCTGGAACGTGCGCTCGCCTTCAGCGCGCGCTATGCCCGCAAGACAGGACTGCTCTTTGTGGATCTCGATGGGTTCAAGTCCATCAACGATACGCGGGGCCATGCGCTGGGCGACACCATGCTGAAGGCCGTCGCCGGCCGACTGTTGCAGAGCGTGCGTCGGTCCGACGCCGTCGCGCGGCTTGGGGGCGACGAGTTTGTCGTCCTGTTGCCGGATGTGACGAGCCGTCGCGACGTGGCCTTCGTCAAGGACACGATTCTCGAGTCTTTACGGGAAGCCATCGATCTGGGCAACGGCCAGCAGCTTTTCATTGAGGCCAGTATTGGCAGCTCCATGGCCCCCTTGGACGGAAGCACTGCCCAGGAACTTTTGGACGCTGCCGACGCCGACATGTACCGCGAGAAGTATCAACGTCGTCGCGACCGTGCGGTGGCCCCCTCGTCCGAGGCGCCCGGCCTGGCGGAGGACTTTGAGCTGCCCAGTACCACAGAATCGGTGTCACACCGGCGCGAGGCACGCCTGCGGGCTGCGAGCACGCAAGGGGAGTTTGAGGTTTTCTACCAGCCGGTCCTGGACGTCGTTGCCGACCGGATAATCGGCGCGGAGGCGTTACTCCGGTGGCGTGATCCCGATCGCGGCATCTTGCTCCCGTCCGGTTTTCTCGGTCTCGCAGAAGACACCGGCTTGATTGTACCTATCGGCGAGCAAGTCCTTCGCGACGCCTGTGAAGCGCTCGTACGGTGGCGCGCCCACGGAGTCGGTACGGACGTGCGCGTCGCCGTCAATCTTTCCGCGGTCCAGCTCCGCGAGCATGGCTTTGAACGGCGAGTGGCCCAGATACTGGCGGAAACGGGGTGCCCACCGGAGGCGCTCACACTGGAGCTCACGGAAAACAGCACCGTGGTAGACGGGGAAATGGCGATGGAGACCCTCCGCGCGCTCAAGGGGCTCGGCGTGCGACTGGTGGTCGACGATTTTGGGGTCGGCCATGCCTCGCTCACCTTCCTGCGAGAAGCACCAGTGGATGGGATCAAGATCGACCGACGATTCGTGTCACAGTTGCTGGTGGATCAACGTGATCAGGCGATCGTGGCCAGCATGGTGCGTCTCGCTCGAGGGCTCGGGCTCGATGTGGTTGCCGAGGGGGTGGAGAGCGGCGAGCAATCGCAACGACTGGCCCGACTTCAGTGCTTTGCACAACAAGGTCGCCACTTCAGCGAAGCCGTCCCATACGCCGCGATGACGGCGCTGCTGCACGAGCGTAATCAAGGACAGGCTCGCACGGATGTGGAATGGGGCCCCCGGCGAGTTGACGTGCGCGGGGCGTAG
- a CDS encoding ATP-binding protein, whose translation MNLVVNARDACLTSRYGRLGTGGSINIHVTAVRQASSIEPWATLSPGQYVQLVVSDTGHGMDPDTQARVFEPFFTTKPQGQGTGLGMATVFGIVQQAQGAIHITSAPAGGTTVTIRLPVMESEHQQHTTGARSPTASCAGGTILLVEDEAAVRSLLLRLLERSGYRVLQARHGADALLLWRRHREQIRAVVSDVRMPEMGGRELMAHIHADVPRLPVVYVSGYADQLAGSLGDNELLVEKPFSSDRVLCALAELLTTAAPC comes from the coding sequence ATGAACCTCGTTGTGAATGCGCGCGATGCCTGCTTGACGTCGCGGTATGGCCGACTTGGGACCGGGGGAAGTATCAACATTCACGTCACGGCGGTTCGGCAAGCGTCGTCCATTGAACCATGGGCGACCCTTTCGCCAGGCCAGTATGTGCAACTTGTGGTCAGCGACACCGGACACGGTATGGATCCTGACACACAGGCCCGCGTTTTTGAGCCGTTCTTCACCACCAAGCCTCAGGGGCAGGGTACCGGACTTGGGATGGCGACAGTGTTCGGTATCGTGCAGCAGGCGCAAGGCGCCATACACATCACCAGCGCGCCGGCCGGAGGAACGACCGTGACCATTCGCTTACCGGTTATGGAGAGCGAGCACCAACAGCACACAACCGGTGCGCGCTCGCCCACGGCCTCCTGTGCCGGTGGCACCATTTTGCTGGTGGAAGACGAAGCGGCCGTACGTTCGCTGCTGTTACGTTTACTCGAGCGCAGCGGCTACCGTGTGCTGCAGGCACGACATGGGGCCGATGCACTGCTGCTGTGGCGCAGGCATCGGGAACAGATCCGGGCCGTTGTCAGCGATGTGCGAATGCCGGAAATGGGTGGCCGTGAACTCATGGCACACATTCATGCGGACGTGCCTCGCCTGCCGGTCGTATACGTCTCCGGATACGCCGATCAGTTGGCCGGTTCACTTGGCGACAACGAACTCCTCGTTGAGAAGCCGTTCTCCAGTGACAGGGTATTGTGCGCGCTGGCCGAACTGCTGACTACTGCCGCGCCCTGCTAG
- a CDS encoding hybrid sensor histidine kinase/response regulator encodes MRDHTPSLRAEKILARIKDAFILLDDAWRIVEVNKALTDLAGRPRESLLGVSHWEAFPASRTNKAWSEYHAARDTGQEVHFTEHYIGEGYDYYLEVDAYPTEEAGLAIFFRDVSARIRSELAREQSEQRYALAARVTSNAIWQWDLDTNVLDWGEGFSTVFGYPSSRDAHGGAEWESLIHPDDRSRVVLRLEHVLNGNDGAIQWEDSYRFRRADGSWAAVVDRAYITRDAYGRAVSMFGAMEDVTPRAQLELQLRQAQKMEAVGQLAGGIAHDFNNLLTIITGTLELVRADLSPHHPSAADLAEIAAASERARTLVRQLLTFSRKQVVHPQPVRVGELVQGTQKLLRRVIGEEIAVDLHVQDDGAIVHADPGQL; translated from the coding sequence ATGCGCGACCATACCCCATCACTGCGGGCCGAGAAGATCCTCGCGCGCATCAAAGATGCCTTTATCCTGCTTGACGACGCCTGGCGAATCGTCGAGGTGAATAAGGCGTTGACTGATCTGGCCGGACGCCCCCGGGAGTCCTTGCTTGGCGTGTCCCACTGGGAGGCGTTTCCTGCGTCGCGCACGAACAAGGCATGGAGTGAATACCATGCGGCGCGAGATACTGGGCAGGAGGTGCATTTCACCGAGCACTATATCGGCGAAGGGTACGACTACTATCTCGAAGTCGATGCGTATCCCACTGAAGAGGCGGGGCTGGCCATCTTCTTCCGCGATGTCTCGGCACGAATTCGATCGGAACTGGCGCGCGAGCAAAGCGAGCAGCGTTATGCACTCGCGGCCCGGGTCACAAGCAATGCGATTTGGCAATGGGACCTGGATACCAATGTTCTCGACTGGGGAGAGGGATTCTCAACGGTATTCGGGTACCCATCGTCGAGGGATGCGCACGGCGGCGCCGAATGGGAATCGCTGATTCATCCGGACGACCGGTCGCGGGTGGTACTGCGTCTCGAACACGTCCTGAACGGAAACGATGGGGCAATACAATGGGAAGATTCGTACCGCTTCCGTCGTGCAGATGGTAGCTGGGCCGCGGTCGTGGACCGTGCATACATCACACGGGATGCGTATGGTCGTGCCGTCTCCATGTTTGGGGCCATGGAGGATGTGACCCCGCGTGCACAATTGGAGCTGCAACTCCGACAAGCACAAAAAATGGAGGCCGTTGGGCAGCTGGCGGGGGGAATTGCCCATGATTTCAACAACTTGCTCACCATCATCACCGGAACACTCGAACTGGTGCGTGCTGATCTGTCGCCGCATCATCCATCCGCCGCGGACCTTGCCGAGATTGCAGCAGCATCAGAGCGTGCGCGTACCCTCGTGCGTCAGCTACTGACCTTCAGTCGGAAGCAGGTGGTCCATCCGCAGCCCGTACGCGTAGGGGAGTTGGTGCAGGGCACGCAGAAGTTGCTCCGCCGAGTCATTGGTGAGGAAATTGCGGTGGATCTGCACGTTCAAGACGACGGCGCCATCGTGCATGCGGATCCCGGGCAGCTGTAA
- a CDS encoding SDR family NAD(P)-dependent oxidoreductase, giving the protein MRLTGKVAVITGAASGIGRATVELFVREGALVVAGDLHSARLTELAAHCNSLAPILTPLTGDIGKRSDAEALVDLAQATHGRVDILVNNAGIMDYMAGVGELTDEVWQRVLRVNLDGPMYTSRRVMPLMLNQGQGSIINIASIAGLSGGAAGAAYTSSKHALVGLTKSTAWMYAQRGVRCNVICPGATRTNIAESMPADRLDPVGAARAGLFATLVPAWLESTDIAELALFLASDAARFINGAVITADGGWMAI; this is encoded by the coding sequence ATGCGGCTCACGGGCAAGGTGGCGGTCATAACCGGTGCGGCATCGGGCATTGGCCGGGCCACGGTGGAGCTGTTCGTTCGCGAGGGGGCCCTGGTGGTCGCTGGCGATCTCCATTCCGCTCGTCTGACCGAATTGGCGGCACATTGCAATAGCCTGGCACCAATTCTCACTCCGCTCACCGGTGACATTGGCAAGCGATCCGACGCGGAGGCCCTGGTCGATCTGGCGCAGGCGACCCATGGCCGCGTGGACATCCTGGTGAATAACGCCGGCATCATGGATTACATGGCGGGAGTCGGCGAGCTCACCGATGAGGTATGGCAACGTGTTCTGCGGGTGAATCTCGATGGGCCAATGTACACCAGCCGACGGGTGATGCCGCTGATGTTGAACCAGGGTCAGGGTTCGATCATCAACATTGCCAGTATTGCGGGGCTGAGCGGAGGGGCGGCCGGTGCCGCCTATACCAGCTCGAAACATGCGCTGGTGGGTCTCACCAAGAGCACGGCTTGGATGTACGCGCAGCGTGGAGTGCGCTGCAACGTGATCTGCCCGGGTGCGACCCGGACGAACATTGCCGAGAGCATGCCGGCCGACCGCCTCGACCCCGTTGGGGCAGCGCGCGCCGGGCTGTTTGCCACGCTGGTCCCGGCATGGCTGGAATCGACGGATATCGCCGAGCTGGCACTGTTTCTCGCCAGCGACGCCGCACGATTCATTAATGGCGCCGTCATCACCGCTGACGGCGGATGGATGGCCATATGA